In a single window of the Gossypium hirsutum isolate 1008001.06 chromosome D02, Gossypium_hirsutum_v2.1, whole genome shotgun sequence genome:
- the LOC107903118 gene encoding putative F-box protein At1g58310 gives MAMCSEDRISSFPDYILCHILSFLPIKEAVRTSIISTKWRYLFASISTIEFDRCLLSGLTDRNVDSFKNFVDRLLKFPDQVSLDCFRLSDGISWNDEDHDFDVSGWICAALCRGVKEIDFHLDYLGDVLTLPAVLFTYHSLVTLKLNAEGSKIKVPSDVCLGNLKTLQLRNSVVDGDSIHRLISNCHVLEDLAFIECFLAYAGALNIQTPSLKRLVLDFDVVEYRDFNYVVVINAPNLVYFQYTDAVAEGYALSNMKSLEKADISIYRFDSSDCETSATHLIQGICTVRSLSLTIDEVIFRTCRLPIFHNLIEFEYRGLGFNGRETWLVEFLHCASNLKTLTLNFLVVAETQWKVLLMEVPSCLSLHLKEIKILNFKGDARMFEMISYFLDNAMVLEKLMIGMESLSETQQSIVFNQLLQLPKSSKKCQVVIF, from the exons ATGGCGATGTGTTCCGAAGACAGAATCAGTAGTTTCCCGGATTATATTCTTTGTCATATTTTGTCTTTCCTTCCTATTAAAGAAGCAGTTCGAACCTCTATTATTTCAACCAAGTGGAGATACCTCTTTGCTTCAATTTCTACCATTGAATTTGATCGTTGTTTACTGAGTGGTTTGACTGACAGAAATGTTGACAGCTTCAAGAACTTTGTTGATAGGTTATTGAAATTCCCCGATCAGGTAAGTTTAGATTGCTTTAGGCTAAGTGATGGGATTTCATGGAATGATGAAGATCATGATTTTGATGTTTCTGGTTGGATATGTGCTGCATTGTGCCGTGGTGTTAAGGAAATTGATTTTCACTTAGATTATCTTGGGGATGTTCTCACTTTACCAGCTGTTTTATTCACTTACCACTCACTGGTGACACTGAAATTGAATGCAGAAGGTTCTAAGATTAAGGTCCCATCTGACGTTTGTTTAGGGAATCTGAAGACTTTGCAGCTTAGAAACTCGGTAGTTGACGGTGATTCCATTCATAGGTTAATTTCCAATTGCCATGTCTTAGAAGATTTGGCTTTTATTGAATGTTTTCTTGCGTATGCAGGGGCGCTCAATATCCAAACTCCTTCTCTTAAGAGATTGGTTTTAGATTTTGATGTGGTAGAATACAGAGATTTCAATTATGTGGTGGTGATTAATGCTCCAAATCTTGTTTATTTTCAATATACTGACGCAGTAGCTGAAGGCTATGCTTTGAGTAACATGAAGTCTCTAGAAAAAGCCGATATTAGCATCTATCGGTTTGATTCAAGTGATTGTGAAACAAGTGCAACCCATCTTATTCAAGGAATTTGCACTGTGCGGTCTCTGAGTTTAACCATTGATGAAGTG ATTTTCCGAACGTGTCGACTTCCTATATTTCACAACCTTATTGAATTTGAATATCGTGGTCTTGGTTTTAATGGGAGAGAAACTTGGCTTGTGGAGTTTCTACATTGTGCGTCTAATCTAAAGACGCTTACCCTTAATTTTCTG GTTGTTGCGGAAACTCAATGGAAGGTTTTACTTATGGAAGTTCCTTCTTGTTTGTCTTTGCACCTCAAGGagattaaaattttgaactttaagGGAGACGCGCGAATGTTTGAAATGATTAGTTATTTCTTGGATAATGCTATGGTCCTGGAAAAGCTCATGATAGGAATGGAATCCCTGTCTGAGACACAACAATCGATTGTCTTCAACCAATTATTGCAGTTACCAAAGAGTTCAAAGAAATGTCAAGTTGTGATTTTCTAG
- the LOC107903155 gene encoding F-box/LRR-repeat protein At4g14103 isoform X2 translates to MAMCSEDRISSLPDHILCHILSFLPLKEAVRTSIISTKWRYLFASISTIEFDDSLLSGLTDRNVDSFKNFVDRLLKFPDQVSLDCFRLRDGISWNDEDHDFDVSGWICAALCRGVKEIDLFLDYFGCVLTVPAVLFTCHSLVTLKLNAECRKIDVPSDVCLGNLKTLQLRNTVVDGDSIHSDRETSATHLIQGIIQGICTVRSLNLTINDVIFRTCRLPIFHNLIKFEYGVLGSNGRETWLVEFLHCAPNLNTLTLNFLVVVETQWKVLHMEVPSCLSLHLKEIKILNFKGDAQMFEMISYFLDNAMVLEKLMIGMKSLSETQQSIVFNQLLQLPKSSKKCQVVIF, encoded by the exons ATGGCGATGTGTTCCGAAGACAGAATCAGTAGTTTACCGGATCATATTCTTTGTCATATTTTGTCTTTCCTTCCTCTTAAAGAAGCGGTTCGAACCTCTATTATTTCAACCAAGTGGAGATACCTCTTTGCTTCAATTTCTACCATTGAATTTGATGATAGTTTACTGAGTGGTTTGACTGACAGAAATGTTGACAGCTTCAAGAACTTTGTTGATAGGTTATTGAAATTCCCCGATCAGGTAAGTTTAGATTGCTTTAGGCTACGTGATGGGATTTCATGGAATGATGAAGATCATGATTTTGATGTTTCTGGTTGGATATGTGCTGCATTGTGCCGTGGTGTTAAGGAAATTGATTTGTTCTTAGATTATTTTGGGTGTGTTCTCACTGTACCAGCTGTTTTATTCACTTGCCACTCACTGGTGACACTGAAATTGAATGCAGAATGTCGTAAGATTGATGTCCCATCTGACGTTTGTTTAGGGAATCTGAAGACTTTGCAGCTTAGAAACACTGTAGTTGACGGTGATTCCATTCATAG TGATCGTGAAACAAGTGCAACTCATCTTATTCAAGGAATTATTCAAGGAATTTGCACTGTGCGGTCTCTGAATTTAACCATTAATGACGTG ATTTTCCGAACGTGTCGACTTCCTATATTTCACAAccttattaaatttgaatatggtGTTCTTGGTTCTAATGGGAGAGAAACTTGGCTTGTGGAGTTTCTACATTGTGCGCCTAATCTAAATACGCTTACCCTCAATTTTCTG GTTGTCGTGGAAACTCAATGGAAGGTTCTACACATGGAAGTTCCTTCTTGTTTGTCTTTGCACCTCAAGGagattaaaattttgaactttaagGGAGACGCGCAAATGTTTGAAATGATTAGTTATTTCTTGGATAATGCTATGGTCTTGGAAAAGCTCATGATAGGAATGAAATCCCTGTCCGAGACACAACAATCGATTGTCTTCAACCAATTACTGCAGTTACCTAAGAGTTCAAAGAAATGTCAAGTTGTGATTTTCTAG
- the LOC107903155 gene encoding putative F-box/FBD/LRR-repeat protein At5g22670 isoform X1: protein MAMCSEDRISSLPDHILCHILSFLPLKEAVRTSIISTKWRYLFASISTIEFDDSLLSGLTDRNVDSFKNFVDRLLKFPDQVSLDCFRLRDGISWNDEDHDFDVSGWICAALCRGVKEIDLFLDYFGCVLTVPAVLFTCHSLVTLKLNAECRKIDVPSDVCLGNLKTLQLRNTVVDGDSIHRLISNCHVLEDLAFIECHLAYASALNIKTPSLKRLVLDLDVVEYGDFNNVVVINAPNLEKADISIYLFGFSDRETSATHLIQGIIQGICTVRSLNLTINDVIFRTCRLPIFHNLIKFEYGVLGSNGRETWLVEFLHCAPNLNTLTLNFLVVVETQWKVLHMEVPSCLSLHLKEIKILNFKGDAQMFEMISYFLDNAMVLEKLMIGMKSLSETQQSIVFNQLLQLPKSSKKCQVVIF from the exons ATGGCGATGTGTTCCGAAGACAGAATCAGTAGTTTACCGGATCATATTCTTTGTCATATTTTGTCTTTCCTTCCTCTTAAAGAAGCGGTTCGAACCTCTATTATTTCAACCAAGTGGAGATACCTCTTTGCTTCAATTTCTACCATTGAATTTGATGATAGTTTACTGAGTGGTTTGACTGACAGAAATGTTGACAGCTTCAAGAACTTTGTTGATAGGTTATTGAAATTCCCCGATCAGGTAAGTTTAGATTGCTTTAGGCTACGTGATGGGATTTCATGGAATGATGAAGATCATGATTTTGATGTTTCTGGTTGGATATGTGCTGCATTGTGCCGTGGTGTTAAGGAAATTGATTTGTTCTTAGATTATTTTGGGTGTGTTCTCACTGTACCAGCTGTTTTATTCACTTGCCACTCACTGGTGACACTGAAATTGAATGCAGAATGTCGTAAGATTGATGTCCCATCTGACGTTTGTTTAGGGAATCTGAAGACTTTGCAGCTTAGAAACACTGTAGTTGACGGTGATTCCATTCATAGGTTAATTTCCAATTGCCATGTCTTAGAAGATTTGGCTTTTATTGAATGTCATCTTGCGTATGCAAGTGCGCTCAATATCAAAACTCCTTCTCTTAAGAGATTGGTTTTAGATTTGGATGTGGTAGAATACGGAGATTTCAATAATGTGGTGGTGATTAATGCTCCAAATCTTGAAAAAGCCGATATTAGCATCTATCTGTTTGGTTTCAGTGATCGTGAAACAAGTGCAACTCATCTTATTCAAGGAATTATTCAAGGAATTTGCACTGTGCGGTCTCTGAATTTAACCATTAATGACGTG ATTTTCCGAACGTGTCGACTTCCTATATTTCACAAccttattaaatttgaatatggtGTTCTTGGTTCTAATGGGAGAGAAACTTGGCTTGTGGAGTTTCTACATTGTGCGCCTAATCTAAATACGCTTACCCTCAATTTTCTG GTTGTCGTGGAAACTCAATGGAAGGTTCTACACATGGAAGTTCCTTCTTGTTTGTCTTTGCACCTCAAGGagattaaaattttgaactttaagGGAGACGCGCAAATGTTTGAAATGATTAGTTATTTCTTGGATAATGCTATGGTCTTGGAAAAGCTCATGATAGGAATGAAATCCCTGTCCGAGACACAACAATCGATTGTCTTCAACCAATTACTGCAGTTACCTAAGAGTTCAAAGAAATGTCAAGTTGTGATTTTCTAG